The DNA segment AGAAGCTTCTGTTTTAACCATTCGTTTTGCCGTACCAAACTGACAGTTTCAAGACCGTTTGTGATGTGTTATTACTTTCAGTGATGGGTTCCTGTGATATCCTGCTGTACGTGGTTCTCCTGGCCTGCCTGCTACTTCTGCTGGCCGGCGCAGCGGCTGCTGTGCGGGCCACGAGGAGCGGGTGTGTCACCATCTAGGTTATCTCGAATCATCTGAATATTTCGCTGTAGCATGGCCTAAAATAAAATGAGATTATTAAGTAGAGATAAATGTATAATCCACAGACCTAATCGAATAATTTGctatgtgtggtggtgtgagTTCTCACATATGGCTGCTGTAGTTTAATTTCAATGAGACTGTCgttttagcagacgcccttgAAAGGTTAGATTATAAAACACAATAATATCTGAATGCAGTCATGCAAACAAAATGTAAAAAGAATGTGGGATAGTCTATTTGAATAAATTCGTCTGTACAAAGATGAAATATGTAGCCTATAACTGAATATTGCCCACCTCCGTGCGCCTCAACAGCCTATAACAATACTATGACATATTCTATCTTCCTAATGTGTTTTATAATCTAACCTAGCCCTaaaataggctacagtatgGCTATACGATGTGCATTTTACAGATGGCGAATACAAATATGTTATGTTAGAACGGTGTTGCATTGGCAGATACATCTGTCACCAtgtgaaaataaatgtttttgaaaTGTGAAGATGTTATGCGGTTACGTCTGGAAAATTGTCTACGTGTCTGAGCGTAAAAGGGGTCGACGGCAGCTCTACGTTCAATGCAATATTGTATAGGCCTAATTTAAAAGGTTGTGATATTTCTAGCTTGCTTAAATTGTATCGTTGGAGGAAAAAACACGGTTTATGTCATGGGTTTTGTGATACCATATAGCCTGTCGTCTTGGAAATCTACAGAAAGTaacaatctctctcacacacatgaacacagacacacaccctaacacgtTAAATAGTTCTAGCACAGACAAAGTTCACATTGTTGACCTATAAGCCTATATTTTTTGGTGTCTGTTCCCACGGGGTTTGTCGCCAATACcattgtgtgtgtaggcctaggTTTACTCGTGCACAATCACAGCGAAATTCACAACGTAGCCTATAATAATGGTCATTAACTGTATTTTATTACCTGTTTTGATAGACCTATTGAGAACAGAAAAATTCGTAATATAGGCCTAAGACCTGCATTCCGCCAGGGAGCCAAAACCAAGCAAATTGAAAATGCAAGATGCACAGAAGCAGTGGTGTTGAAACTGGTGCATTGTCCGTTCACACGTCACACAGCGGCCCAGGAGCATGTTAAAGACAGCCTGGGGTTTGATGTGGTCAGGATACATCTAAAACCACGCGTGGAAAGTAGGCTAGTCTATGTGTGACCGTAAAGGAGATTGAAGATGGTGGTGTAGCGCTGCAGGTCAATGTGATGTAAAGGACGCTGGGTGTCTTCAACGGTTGTTTTACTGTTAGTGTTTTCTAAATCATCAAACAACTGTGGTGTCGGAAGAGAAAAAACGAGCCGTTTGTTCCGAGTTGAAGGTACGGAGGGCGTAGGACGCCTCAACACCAAAGGGACGCTCTCCTCTAATCTGTTTGAATACTTTCTTACGGAATTCTTAGGTCAAACAGTTAGGTCACAAAATGTATGCTCTTTTTGCTCTCATAAACGCATGGTCAACTCTTATAGGTAAGTCATAATATCATATAGGCTATTAAAATGCAATCCTATAGGCTAAATGTGTAGGCTAAATGAGATTTGATCGGAATGTATTCAATGTAGTCCAAATAATTTGAGGATAATATAAAATGTCTGTCATCAAGAATTACCTTTATGTCATCATCTTTACAACTCAACGGtttataaccctaacccacaggtTACTTTAATCTAAACTAAATGTAGGCTTACATGTTTTTCGTTTCAGCGAGTGTTGAAACAAGTTCCGTTATCTACTCTGAGGTAGGAGAGAACGTGTTCATACCATGCCACTGCGATAGTAAATGTAATTCGATACTATTGAACTGGTTACGCATCCAGCAAAACGGATCACTGGAAATCATTAACACGAATGGAGAGCGGTTCCTGACAAATGGTTTGACAAATGGTTTGACAGGACTTCAGATTTTACACGTGGACAAGTCAGACTCCGGGCGTTACTACTGCGGAGAGCAGGTCAACTATCAGGGATTCCATGGCGATGGTGTGATTTTGCATGTCGAAGGTTAGCAGTTTTATAATATATAGGCAACAATTAAGAGATCAGTCATCAAACTAGCCTAAATTATGACCTTGCAGCATGTTTTAATCGTGTAATGTCTGTCTTCATTCTTAAGAGGCCTCGTCAATGGCTAACTACAATAAAATCAGTCCTAAAGCTATTTTGCTGACTGAGGACCAAAGCGATGAACAGGAAATAAATGATTTGGATGATGACATTGGAGAAAGGCACCACAGATTGCGTTGCGTTGTAAACGGGCTCAGCTCACCAACGGTCACAATTCAATTCCTGTCATCAAAGGGAGCGAAATCTGAGGGCCAAACATGGACATCGTTGATGAAGAATAACCAGTAAGACGATTTTTTGTTTGTCAATAGATTGAACCCATACGTCTATCAATATTGTCCTACACCCATACAATTGTTTTAGCTGACCATCATGTCTTTTTTAGATATTCTGTACTAAGTGCATATAAGGTGAGATCAGTTTGGTACAGAGGCAGAAATGAAGATCATAAACATTacgggagagaggagactgaagaaggttGGAATGTGACAGCGTGGTGGTGCGAAGTTCAAACTGGAAAGAACCGCACACTGAAAAGCAACGAAACTGTTCTTTTCCAACAGTCACACCCTGGTCAGAAACACACTTCCTCCTTTGTACAACATCAATACTAATGAAGACAGATatgattgggattttttttcatGAGCCATAatcttgtttttgtcttttcagACGTGTGTTTGCCTTTACTGTATTCAGCTGTGGCAgttgcagggctgtgtgtggtgttcatcatcattatcacagCTCACGCAGTTTGGAGCATGCGTCAAGGTAACCATGACTACAAGTACTCCAATGTGTAGAACGCCACATTAACGGGCAGTGACTGAAATGTTTTGTGTCTT comes from the Osmerus eperlanus chromosome 7, fOsmEpe2.1, whole genome shotgun sequence genome and includes:
- the LOC134023997 gene encoding uncharacterized protein LOC134023997 — its product is MYALFALINAWSTLIASVETSSVIYSEVGENVFIPCHCDSKCNSILLNWLRIQQNGSLEIINTNGERFLTNGLTNGLTGLQILHVDKSDSGRYYCGEQVNYQGFHGDGVILHVEEASSMANYNKISPKAILLTEDQSDEQEINDLDDDIGERHHRLRCVVNGLSSPTVTIQFLSSKGAKSEGQTWTSLMKNNQYSVLSAYKVRSVWYRGRNEDHKHYGREETEEGWNVTAWWCEVQTGKNRTLKSNETVLFQQSHPDVCLPLLYSAVAVAGLCVVFIIIITAHAVWSMRQGTAVPQDQGSPMHDLQTDVTYASVMFNQSAGPGRRQRYNPEDNQQYTVLRYSQK